The following proteins are encoded in a genomic region of Scylla paramamosain isolate STU-SP2022 chromosome 40, ASM3559412v1, whole genome shotgun sequence:
- the LOC135092528 gene encoding retinitis pigmentosa 1-like 1 protein isoform X1 has product MEKLVVWACVALWVTVGLTWASPLPQREAFGTTTFITSPLQEQQQQHQQLQNASLITEQILRNIMNNALTFGSPLLRNSLERDLSFMLASSNPGLFNSGLSFHSGRNIDTGSRLFDALLTNLRTGAVERELANMLAGEQIRGFTFPGTGFRGFSGRSFLNGGFGATGIGPNSPVVMVFLSSPNSLSRIVSMFPNSPIIISNTGVPTGDIFTPAPFPFSSLFPQGDQLSPVLQSFLEGDLSIPGVGPQPDQDLTSLDQALVGRRRGSSQTSSGRLPNLLERGQGAAKTPAAQQAAMEGSRVVALPSAVAAIPALARLPLEDAIRGSAARQAQGTAQAQTQTQSQGQTLSQIQTQSQAQTQPQIETQSQVQTQSQIPTQSQGQTQSKVQTQSQTETESQAQAQSQTETQSQSETQSQAQINSQTQTESQANSQSQGSTQDSTAPSSSSAPGSGSSKGSTAASPHKMMPVAIIFPDTESMPPAAAAKMSPLAIVFPEMSMTTPHASPAPETLQPDTQPQGEAQSQDETHSQVTSQTQAETQSQATSQSQATSHSQAEIHPQATSQSQAETQSQATSQSQAETQSQAETQSQATSQFQATSQSQAETQSQATSQSQVETQSQATSQSQAEIQSQVQTQSQSETQSQAEIQSQATSLSQDTLQSQAEIQSQATSLSQDTSQSQAEIQSQATSLSQDTSQSQGEIQSQTTSQSQAETLTQATSQSEAEIQSQSTSQSQAASPSQAEIQSQATSHSQGETQLQATSQSQAETQSHATSQFQAETQSEAISQSQAEAQSEATSQSQAETQSQATSQSQAETQSEATSQSQAETQSQATSQSQAETQSQATSQSQAETQSQATSQSQAETQSQATSQSQAETQSQATSQSQAEAQSQATSQSQAETQSQATSQSQAETQSEAASQSQAETQSQATSQSQAETQSQATSQSQAETQSQATSQSQAETQSQATSQSQAETQSQATSQSQAETQSQATSQSQAETQSQATSQSQAETQSEAASQSQAETQSQATSQSQAETQSQATSQSQAETQSQAASQSQAETQSQATSQSQAETQSQATSQSQAETQSETTSQSQAETQSLATPQFHTETQSQATSQSQAEAQSQATSQSRAETESQAEIQSQATSQSQAETQSQTTSQSQAETESQAEIQSQATLQTGTQSLGDIQSHTQIQFPGQVHSQAGIQSQDGIQFQASIQSQDGIHFLAGIQSPEALQSVAGVSGDLPEEAGVVVSHLTRGAAPVQLTRRLGTASDAAAASGSRLTTRGRTLSADAVVQQSTATREQGSSARQQGSRGRQQVSTARQHVTNDRQQQVSTARQRGNGRQQQVSTARQRVSAVEQGELTAAGQQTSTLARHSSTLQDSASASASASAAQQQGATTEQQQTSTAKLQTSTAEQQSAGEQQTSTGEQQIIFEQQTVGEQQVSLTEQQSSTADQQTTDEQQTSTHEQQAFIAEEQASTSEQQTLNGDVQASTAAQQDASTLEQQQQQQASAIEQHSSTVRQHSSAAQHSSSPTAAQQESFTAELTTAAEQQSSTARQRGSTARQQVVTEEQQRGSRTRQQVVTEQQRGSRARQQVVAGEQQRSSTARQVVAEQQRGSRARQQVVAEQQRGSTARQQVSNGARQRGSTARQQILETEQQRGSSTAREQVFTEQQRGGIARQEVLATERQRGSSTARQQGTTARQQQVSGAQQEVDTSQVVDQTTTAQQSGFTQQHTAGAAEKDIVTQQQIFTAEQQTSTAEGTFAVEQSLAAEQGVTAEHTSATEEPSAARQESAGAEQTLPAEQQDAGAEQISTADQDTEAEEPLAAEQRGEGAEQIAAGEQQGGGAEQAAAGEQSAGSEQLSAAEESTGSEQQHHSSTLAVQQEIVGEQEASIVEQHTTAEEQQSAAVAQQTSRTEQQEGASAAEQQRSTVRQEGSRARQQSTAGRQRGGSATTGRGSVTNARGSVANGRGSVSNGRDSFITNGRGTSRQQVDGGRRDSSVRQQVFSTAQQEGAAEEEKFSSRRGEAAVTVGEFVANRLSSVVEAAATLQGARATARAQSQDKAQFQAQSQSQSHSQSQATIQDQTITKGQTQSQSETQFQSETQPQSETQPQSETQPQSETQSQSETHSQFETQSQSETQSQSETQSQSEAQSQSETHSQFETQSQSETQSQSETQSEAEPQSSGQAASHSNTQSQGESKSQSATQSHSQTESQSQSQSEAHSQSETQSQSEAQSQSEAQSRSEAQSQSEGQSQSEAQSQSKVQSQSEAQSHSEGQSQSEGQSRSEAQSQSEGQIESQADTQTQAQSQSQGEAQSQDTTQAQDETQSQAQIQLQSSTHSQGERQSQGETQSQAATQAQDETQTQSNTQSQVTIQSHSQGEAQSQTASQSQAQVQSQADDNHSQAQIQLQTNDIQSQAETQSQATSQSHPETQSQAQIDSQATSQSQFDSQSHAEGQSQFDSQSRTEGQSQFDNQSRDEGQSQFDSQSRAEGQSQFDSQSRFDSQSHAEGQSQFDSQSRFDSQSHAEGQSQFDSQFQFDSQSHAEGQSQFDSQSRFDGQSQFDSQSHAEGQSQFDSQSHAEGQSQFNSQSHAEGQSQFDSQSRAEGQSQFDSQSHAEGQSQFDSQSRAEGQSRFNSQSQFDSQSHAEGQSQFDSQSQFDSQSQFDRQSQFDSQSQFDSQSRAEGHSQFDSQSQFDSQSHAEGQSQFDSQSQSDSQSRAEGQSRFDSQSQFDSQSRAEGQSRFDSQSQFDSQSRAEGQSRFDSQSRAEGQSRFDSQSRTEGQSQFDSQSQSDSQSRAEGQSRFDSQSQFDSQSRAEGQSRFDSQSQFDSQSHGEGQSQFDSQSRAEGQSRFDSQSRAEGQSQFDSQSQFDSQSRAEGQSQFDSQSRAEGQSRLDSQSQFDSQSRAEGQSRFDSQSQFDSQSHAEGQSRFDSQSRAEGQSQLDSQSHAEGQSQLDSQSRAEGQSQFDSQSRAEGQSQFDSQSQFDSQFQGGIQSQTNTQSRSRSQSRAESQSRSSSQSESSSQSRSSSQSQSQAAQQSSAAGTRGRVSQGFESFSSTFVSPVGSFTFLPASFAARARSLGLNVPTLPTAGSQSTGRGRDRDTGRGRDTGRSRDSGRDNGRSRDSGRDSGRSRDSGRDSGRSRDSGRSRDSGRGRNGGRGRA; this is encoded by the exons ATGGAG AAGTTggtggtgtgggcgtgtgtggcgTTGTGGGTGACCGTAGGCTTAACATGGGCGTCTCCTCTGCCTCAG CGAGAGGCATTCGGAACCACGACCTTCATCACCTCACCACTGcaggagcaacagcaacaacatcaacaattacAGAATGCATCCCTCATCACGGAGCAGATCTTAAGGAACATCATGAACAATGCGTTAACCTTCGGCTCTCCTCTTCTACGCAACTCCCTTGAGCGTGACCTGAGCTTCATGCTGGCGTCGTCCAACCCAGGACTATTCAACTCAGGGCTGTCCTTTCACTCCGGCAGGAACATTGACACAGGCAGCAGGTTATTTGATGCTTTGCTGACTAATCTTCGCACGGGAGCAGTGGAGAGGGAGCTGGCTAACATGCTGGCGGGGGAGCAAATTAGAGGCTTTACCTTCCCCGGAACTGGCTTCAGGGGTTTCTCAGGAAGGAGTTTCTTAAATGGTGGGTTCGGCGCCACAGGGATCGGCCCCAACTCCCCCGTGGTGATGGTGTTCCTGAGCAGCCCCAACTCCCTGTCCCGCATTGTCAGCATGTTCCCCAACTCGCCCATCATCATTAGCAACACAGGGGTGCCCACCGGGGACATCTTCACCCCAGcgcccttccccttctccagcCTGTTCCCCCAGGGTGACCAGCTCTCCCCCGTGCTACAGAGCTTCCTGGAGGGAGACCTGTCCATCCCAGGAGTGGGGCCGCAGCCTGACCAGGATCTGACCTCCTTGGACCAGGCGCTGGTGGGGAGGAGGCGCGGTTCATCCCAGACCTCCAGCGGCAGACTCCCGAACCTGTTGGAGCGTGGACAGGGCGCCGCCAAGACGCCAGCAGCCCAGCAGGCGGCCATGGAAGGCAGCAGGGTGGTGGCGCTGCCCTCTGCCGTGGCCGCCATTCCCGCCCTGGCCAGGCTGCCTCTCGAGGACGCCATCCGGGGCTCCGCCGCCAGGCAGGCCCAGGGCACCGCTCAGGCCCAGACCCAGACTCAGTCCCAAGGCCAAACTCTGTCCCAGATCCAAACTCAGTCCCAAGCTCAGACCCAGCCTCAGATTGAAACTCAGTCTCAGGTACAAACTCAGTCCCAGATTCCAACTCAGTCACAAGGCCAAACTCAGTCCAAAGTTCAGACTCAGTCACAGACTGAAACTGAGTCCCAAGCACAAGCTCAGTCCCAGACCGAAACTCAGTCCCAATCTGAAACTCAGTCCCAGGCACAAATCAACTCCCAAACCCAAACTGAGTCCCAGGCTAACTCTCAGTCCCAGGGCAGCACGCAGGACAGCACagctccctcatcctcctcagcCCCAGGTAGCGGCAGCAGCAAAGGCAGCACTGCCGCGTCGCCCCACAAGATGATGCCCGTGGCCATCATCTTCCCCGACACGGAGTCCATGCcgcctgccgccgccgccaagaTGTCTCCCCTGGCCATCGTGTTTCCCGAGATGTCTATGACGACGCCCCACGCCTCCCCCGCCCCTGAGACCCTACAGCCAGACACTCAGCCCCAGGGGGAAGCCCAATCCCAGGATGAAACACATTCCCAGGTCACTTCTCAGACCCAGGCTGAAACACAGTCACAAGCCACTTCTCAGTCCCAGGCCACTTCTCATTCCCAGGCTGAAATACACCCCCAAGCCACTTCTCAATCCCAGGCTGAAACACAGTCCCAGGCCACTTCTCAGTCCCAGGCTGAGACTCAGTCCCAAGCTGAGACTCAGTCCCAAGCTACTTCACAGTTCCAAGCCACTTCTCAGTCCCAGGCTGAAACACAGTCCCAAGCCACTTCACAGTCCCAAGTTGAGACTCAGTCCCAAGCTACTTCACAGTCCCAAGCTGAGATTCAGTCCCAAGTTCAGACTCAGTCCCAATCTGAAACACAGTCCCAAGCTGAGATTCAGTCCCAAGCCACTTCACTGTCCCAAGACACTTTACAGTCCCAAGCTGAGATTCAGTCCCAAGCCACTTCACTGTCCCAAGACACTTCACAGTCCCAAGCTGAGATTCAGTCCCAAGCCACTTCACTGTCCCAGGACACTTCACAGTCCCAAGGTGAGATTCAGTCCCAAACCACTTCACAGTCCCAGGCTGAAACACTGACCCAAGCCACTTCACAGTCCGAAGCTGAGATTCAGTCTCAAAGCACTTCACAGTCCCAAGCTGCTTCACCGTCCCAAGCTGAGATTCAGTCTCAAGCCACTTCTCATTCCCAGGGTGAAACACAGCTCCAGGCCACTTCACAGTCCCAGGCTGAAACACAGTCCCATGCCACTTCACAGTTCCAGGCTGAAACACAGTCCGAGGCCATTTCACAGTCCCAAGCTGAAGCACAGTCCGAAGCCACTTCTCAGTCCCAGGCTGAAACACAGTCCCAAGCCACTTCTCAGTCCCAGGCCGAAACACAATCTGAAGCCACTTCTCAGTCCCAGGCTGAAACACAGTCCCAAGCCACTTCTCAGTCCCAGGCTGAAACACAGTCCCAAGCCACTTCTCAGTCCCAGGCTGAAACACAGTCCCAGGCCACTTCTCAGTCCCAGGCTGAAACACAGTCCCAAGCCACTTCTCAGTCCCAGGCTGAAACACAGTCCCAGGCCACTTCTCAGTCCCAGGCTGAAGCACAGTCCCAAGCCACTTCTCAGTCCCAGGCTGAAACACAGTCCCAGGCCACTTCTCAGTCCCAGGCTGAAACACAATCTGAAGCCGCTTCTCAGTCCCAGGCTGAAACACAGTCCCAAGCCACTTCTCAGTCCCAGGCTGAAACACAGTCCCAGGCCACTTCTCAGTCCCAGGCTGAAACACAGTCCCAGGCCACTTCTCAGTCCCAGGCTGAAACACAGTCCCAGGCCACTTCTCAGTCCCAGGCTGAAACACAGTCCCAAGCCACTTCTCAGTCCCAGGCTGAAACACAGTCCCAGGCCACTTCTCAGTCCCAGGCTGAAACACAGTCCCAGGCCACTTCTCAGTCCCAGGCTGAAACACAATCTGAAGCCGCTTCTCAGTCCCAGGCTGAAACACAGTCCCAGGCCACTTCTCAGTCCCAGGCTGAAACACAGTCCCAAGCCACTTCTCAGTCCCAGGCTGAAACGCAGTCACAAGCCGCTTCTCAGTCCCAGGCTGAAACGCAGTCACAAGCCACTTCTCAGTCCCAGGCTGAAACACAGTCACAAGCCACTTCACAGTCCCAGGCTGAAACACAATCTGAAACCACTTCTCAGTCCCAGGCTGAAACACAGTCACTAGCCACCCCTCAGTTCCACACTGAAACACAGTCCCAAGCCACTTCTCAGTCCCAAGCTGAAGCACAGTCCCAAGCCACTTCTCAGTCCCGGGCTGAAACAGAGTCCCAAGCTGAGATTCAGTCACAAGCTACTTCTCAATCTCAAGCTGAAACACAGTCCCAAACCACTTCTCAATCCCAGGCTGAAACAGAGTCCCAAGCTGAGATTCAGTCCCAAGCCACTTTACAGACTGGTACTCAGTCCTTGGGTGACATTCAGTCTCACACTCAAATTCAGTTCCCTGGTCAAGTTCATTCCCAGGCCGGAATCCAGTCCCAGGACGGCATTCAGTTCCAGGCCAGCATTCAGTCCCAGGACGGCATTCACTTTCTAGCCGGCATCCAGTCCCCTGAGGCCCTGCAGTCTGTGGCGGGCGTCAGCGGGGATCTCCCCGAGGAGGCGGGCGTGGTGGTGAGTCACTTGACGCGCGGCGCCGCGCCGGTCCAGCTGACCCGCCGTCTTGGCACCGCGTcggacgccgccgccgccagtgGGAGCAGGCTCACCACCCGCGGCAGAACGTTGAGCGCCGACGCGGTGGTGCAGCAGAGCACGGCTACCAGGGAGCAGGGCAGCTCAGCGCGACAGCAGGGCAGCAGGGGTAGGCAGCAGGTCAGCACAGCAAGACAGCATGTTACAAATGACAGGCAGCAGCAGGTCAGCACAGCGAGGCAGCGAGGCAATGGCAGGCAGCAGCAGGTCAGCACAGCGAGGCAGCGAGTCTCTGCTGTGGAGCAAGGGGAACTCACTGCAGCGGGACAGCAAACCTCCACACTTGCGCGACACAGCTCCACCCTGCAAGACTCCGcatccgcctccgcctccgcctccgcggCTCAGCAGCAGGGCGCCACCACTGAGCAGCAGCAGACCTCCACAGCTAAGTTGCAGACATCTACTGCTGAACAGCAAAGTGCAGGTGAACAGCAGACGTCAACAGGTGAACAGCAGATTATATTTGAACAACAAACTGTGGGTGAACAACAGGTGTCTCTAACTGAACAGCAGTCGTCCACAGCAGACCAGCAGACTACAGATGAACAGCAGACCTCTACTCATGAACAGCAAGCGTTCATTGCAGAAGAGCAGGCGTCAACCTCAGAACAGCAGACGCTCAACGGAGATGTGCAAGCTTCCACTGCAGCACAGCAGGACGCCTCCACCCtcgaacagcagcaacagcagcaagctTCCGCCATAGAACAGCACAGCTCTACGGTGAGACAGCACAGCTCAGCTGCACAGCATTCATCTTCCCCTACAGCTGCACAACAAGAGTCATTCACTGCAGAACTCACTACCGCTGCAGAACAGCAGAGTTCTACAGCGAGGCAGCGAGGCAGCACAGCACGGCAGCAGGTGGTAACAGAAGAACAGCAGCGAGGCAGCAGAACACGGCAGCAGGTGGTTACAGAGCAGCAGAGAGGCAGCAGAGCACGGCAGCAGGTAGTAGCAGGAGAACAGCAGCGAAGTAGTACAGCACGACAGGTGGTAGCAGAACAGCAGCGAGGCAGCAGAGCGCGGCAGCAGGTGGTAGCAGAACAACAGCGAGGGAGCACAGCACGGCAGCAAGTTTCAAACGGAGCGCGACAGCGAGGCAGTACAGCACGGCAGCAAATTTTGGAGACAGAACAACAGCGAGGCAGCAGcacagcacgagaacaagtaTTTACAGAACAGCAGCGAGGCGGCATAGCACGGCAGGAGGTCCTCGCAACAGAGCGGCAACGAGGCAGCAGCACAGCACGTCAGCAAGGCACTACAGCGCGACAGCAGCAGGTATCTGGTGCGCAGCAGGAGGTGGATACCTCTCAAGTTGTGGACCAAACCACAACAGCACAGCAAAGTGGCTTCACCCAACAGCACACCGCTGGTGCAGCAGAAAAGGATATTGTGACACAACAGCAAATCTTCACAGCAGAACAGCAGACCTCCACTGCTGAGGGAACTTTCGCAGTAGAACAGTCTCTGGCAGCAGAGCAGGGCGTCACTGCTGAGCACACTTCTGCCACCGAGGAGCCTTCAGCAGCAAGGCAGGAGAGTGCTGGGGCCGAACAGACTCTGCCAGCAGAGCAGCAGGACGCTGGGGCAGAGCAGATTTCAACAGCAGATCAAGATACTGAGGCTGAAGAACCTTTAGCCGCTGAGCAGCGTGGTGAGGGGGCTGAGCAGATAGCGGCGGGAGAGCAGCAGGGCGGTGGCGCTGAGCAGGCAGCAGCAGGCGAGCAGAGTGCTGGGAGTGAGCAGCTCTCGGCAGCAGAAGAGAGCACTGGTAGTGAGCAACAGCATCACAGCAGCACTCTTGCAGTACAGCAGGAGATTGTTGGTGAGCAGGAGGCTTCCATCGTGGAGCAGCACACTACAGCAGAGGAGCAGCAGTCTGCCGCCGTGGCACAGCAGACTTCAAGGACAGAACAGCAAGAGGGCGCATCAGCAGCTGAACAGCAACGATCTACAGTGAGACAGGAAGGCAGCAGGGCAAGACAGCAGAGCACAGCAGGCAGACAGCGGGGAGGCAGCGCTACCACTGGCAGGGGCAGCGTTACTAATGCCAGGGGCAGCGTTGCCAATGGCAGAGGGAGCGTTAGCAATGGCAGGGACAGCTTTATTACTAATGGCAGAGGCACGTCAAGACAGCAGGTGGATGGTGGCAGGCGAGATTCCTCAGTGAGACAGCAGGTGTTCTCCACAGCGCAGCAGGAAGGCGCAGCAGAAGAAGAGAAGTTCTCCagcaggcgaggcgaggcggcggtGACTGTGGGGGAGTTTGTGGCCAACAGACTCTCAAGCGTGGTGGAGGCAGCCGCGACGCTGCAAGGGGCTAGGGCCACCGCCCGGGCACAGAGCCAGGACAAGGCACAATTCCAGGCTCAATCCCAGTCCCAGTCCCATTCTCAATCCCAGGCCACCATTCAGGATCAGACTATCACTAAAGGTCAGACTCAGTCTCAGTCCGAGACTCAGTTCCAGTCTGAAACTCAACCCCAGTCTGAAACTCAACCCCAGTCTGAAACTCAACCCCAGTCTGAAACTCAGTCCCAGTCTGAAACTCATTCTCAGTTTGAAACTCAGTCCCAGTCTGAGACTCAGTCTCAATCTGAGACTCAGTCCCAGTCTGAGGCTCAGTCCCAGTCTGAAACTCATTCCCAGTTTGAAACTCAGTCCCAGTCTGAGACTCAGTCCCAGTCTGAGACTCAGTCTGAGGCGGAGCCTCAGTCCAGTGGTCAAGCTGCGTCCCATAGCAACACTCAGTCACAAGGAGAATCTAAGTCCCAAAGTGCCACTCAGTCCCACTCTCAGACTGAAAGTCAGTCCCAGTCCCAGAGTGAAGCTCACTCCCAAAGTGAAACTCAATCCCAAAGTGAGGCTCAGTCCCAAAGTGAAGCTCAGTCCCGGAGTGAAGCACAGTCCCAAAGTGAAGGTCAGTCCCAAAGTGAAGCTCAGTCCCAAAGTAAAGTTCAGTCACAGAGTGAAGCTCAGTCCCATAGTGAAGGTCAGTCCCAAAGTGAAGGTCAGTCTCGGAGTGAAGCTCAGTCCCAAAGTGAAGGTCAGATTGAGTCCCAGGCCGACACACAGACGCAGGCCCAAAGTCAGTCCCAGGGTGAGGCTCAGTCCCAGGACACTACTCAGGCCCAGGATGAAACTCAGTCACAGGCTCAAATTCAGCTCCAAAGCAGCACTCATTCCCAGGGTGAAAGACAGTCCCAGGGTGAGACTCAGTCCCAGGCCGCTACTCAGGCCCAGGATGAAACTCAAACCCAGTCCAACACTCAATCCCAAGTCACCATTCAGTCCCACTCCCAGGGTGAAGCTCAGTCCCAGACCGCTTCTCAGTCCCAGGCTCAGGTTCAGTCCCAGGCTGATGACAATCACTCCCAGGCTCAAATTCAGCTCCAGACTAATGATATTCAGTCCCAGGCTGAAACTCAATCCCAGGCCACTTCTCAGTCCCACCCTGAAACTCAGTCACAGGCTCAAATTGACTCCCAGGCCACTTCTCAGTCCCAATTCGACAGTCAGTCCCATGCTGAAGGGCAGTCCCAGTTTGACAGTCAGTCCCGTACTGAAGGGCAGTCCCAGTTCGACAATCAGTCCCGTGATGAAGGACAGTCCCAGTTCGACAGTCAATCCCGTGCTGAAGGACAGTCCCAGTTCGACAGTCAGTCCCGATTCGACAGTCAGTCCCATGCTGAAGGACAGTCCCAGTTCGACAGTCAGTCCCGATTCGACAGTCAGTCCCATGCTGAAGGACAGTCCCAGTTCGACAGTCAGTTCCAATTCGACAGTCAATCCCATGCTGAAGGGCAATCACAGTTCGACAGTCAGTCCCGGTTCGACGGTCAGTCCCAGTTCGACAGTCAGTCCCATGCTGAAGGACAGTCCCAGTTCGACAGTCAGTCCCATGCTGAAGGACAGTCCCAGTTCAACAGTCAGTCCCATGCTGAAGGGCAGTCCCAGTTCGACAGTCAGTCCCGTGCTGAAGGACAGTCCCAGTTCGACAGTCAGTCCCATGCTGAAGGGCAGTCCCAGTTCGACAGTCAGTCCCGTGCTGAAGGACAGTCCCGGTTCAATAGTCAGTCCCAGTTCGACAGTCAGTCCCATGCCGAAGGACAGTCCCAGTTCGACAGTCAGTCCCAGTTCGACAGTCAATCCCAGTTCGACAGACAGTCCCAGTTCGACAGTCAGTCACAGTTCGACAGTCAGTCCCGTGCTGAAGGACACTCCCAGTTCGACAGTCAGTCCCAGTTCGACAGTCAGTCCCATGCTGAAGGACAGTCCCAGTTCGACAGTCAGTCCCAGTCCGACAGTCAGTCCCGTGCTGAAGGGCAGTCCCGGTTCGACAGTCAGTCCCAGTTCGACAGTCAGTCCCGTGCTGAAGGACAGTCCCGGTTCGACAGTCAGTCCCAGTTCGACAGTCAGTCCCGTGCTGAAGGACAGTCCCGGTTCGACAGTCAGTCTCGTGCTGAAGGACAGTCCCGGTTCGACAGTCAGTCCCGTACTGAAGGACAGTCCCAGTTCGACAGTCAGTCCCAGTCCGACAGTCAGTCCCGTGCTGAAGGGCAGTCCCGGTTCGACAGTCAGTCCCAGTTCGACAGTCAGTCCCGTGCTGAAGGACAGTCCCGGTTCGACAGTCAGTCCCAGTTCGACAGTCAGTCCCATGGTGAAGGACAGTCCCAGTTCGACAGTCAGTCCCGTGCTGAAGGACAGTCCCGGTTCGACAGTCAGTCCCGTGCTGAAGGGCAGTCCCAGTTCGACAGTCAGTCCCAGTTCGACAGTCAGTCCCGTGCTGAAGGACAGTCCCAGTTCGACAGTCAGTCCCGTGCTGAAGGACAGTCCCGGTTAGACAGTCAGTCCCAGTTCGACAGTCAGTCCCGTGCTGAAGGACAGTCCCGGTTCGACAGTCAGTCCCAGTTCGACAGTCAGTCCCATGCTGAAGGACAGTCCCGGTTCGACAGTCAGTCCCGTGCTGAAGGACAGTCCCAGTTAGACAGTCAGTCCCATGCTGAAGGGCAGTCCCAGCTCGACAGTCAGTCCCGTGCTGAAGGACAGTCCCAGTTCGACAGTCAGTCCCGTGCTGAAGGACAGTCCCAGTTCGACAGTCAGTCCCAGTTTGACAGTCAATTCCAGGGTGGAATTCAGTCCCAAACCAACACTCAATCCCGGTCCAGGAGTCAATCACGGGCAGAATCTCAGTCCCGGTCCAGCAGTCAGTCTGAGTCCAGCAGTCAGTCCCGGTCCAGCAGTCAGTCCCAGTCCCAGGCCGCCCAGCAGTCCTCGGCGGCGGGCACGCGCGGCAGGGTCTCCCAGGGCTTTGAGAGCTTCAGCAGCACGTTCGTGTCTCCCGTGGgctccttcaccttcctgccAGCCTCTTTTGCAGCGCGCGCCCGCAGCCTTGGCTTGAACGTACCCACGCTGCCCACCGCCGGCTCCCAGAGCACAGGCAGGGGCAGAGACAGGGACACTGGCAGGGGCAGGGACACTGGCAGGAGCAGGGACAGTGGCAGGGACAATGGCAGGAGCAGGGACAGTGGCAGGGACAGTGGCAGGAGCAGGGACAGTGGCAGGGACAGTGGCAGGAGCAGGGACAGTGGCAGAAGCAGGGACAGTGGCAGGGGCAGGAACGGCGGCAGGGGCAGGGCCTAA